Genomic DNA from Methanofollis sp. W23:
CCGGCGCCTGAGAAGTATGACTCCTGGGGAATGAAACTCGCTGAGATGGTGAAGGTGATGGTCGATGCGGCGCGGGCTGGAAAGAAGGTCGTCCGTCTCCACTCCGGTGACCCGTCCCTGTATGGGGCGATCGTCGAGCAGATCGCCGAACTGGAGCAGGCCGGGATCGAGGTCGAGGTGGTCCCTGGGGTCTCCTCGATGTTCGGGGCGGCGGCGGCCCTCAAGACCCAGTACACCCTCCGTGGGGTATCAGAGTCGGTGGTCATCACCAGGCCTGCAGGGGCGACGCTGGAGGCCGACCAGATCGCCGAACTCTCGCGGACCGGGGCGACGATGATCGTCTTCCTCGGCACTGCGCATATGGAGGAGGTGCTCGCAAAGGTCGAGTGCCCGCCTGAGACGCCGGCGGCGGTCGTCTATCATGCCACCTGGCCTGACGAGCAGGTGGTGCGTGGCACGGTCGCCGACCTTGCGGCAAAGGCGCGGGCGGCCGGGATCGAACGCTCGGCCCTGATCATCATCGGGGACGTGGTAAATGCCGCCGCATCTGACTACACCAACTCAGACCTCTACGGATGAAGACGGCAGTCATTGCGCTGAGGCGTTTTGAAGAGGAGGGACACCTGGTCGCCGACGCCCTCGGCGGCGAGTTTCTCCCGTACTCCCCACAGGTTTTTGAAAAGGCCTTCGCCGCCTACGAGGCGATCGTCGCCGTGATGTCGGCAGGGATCGCAGTCAGGAAGTGCGGCCCTCTCCTCACCACCAAGTGGCAGGACCCGGCGGTGGTGGTGGTCAGCCCTGATCTGGGGTTTGCAGTCCCGGTCCTCGGCGGGCACCATGGGGCAAACGATCTCGCCCGCGAGATCGGGGAGAAGACCGGTGCGGTCCCGGTGATCTCGACCGCTACCGAAGCCCTGGGCCGCCCGTGCGTCGAGGGCGTTGCGGCGTCGGTCGGGGGCGAGATCGCAAACCCGGCCTCCACTCTTCCGGTGAACGCGGCGATGCTCGACGGCGAGGTTCCGGTCTATACCGTCGGAGGCCCGGCGGTCGTCGTCGCCTCCCCGGGCGTCTCGGTCCTGGTGGAGGGTGGGGAATATGTCGTCGGGATCGGGTGCCGGCGCGGGACGTTGGCCGCGGCGGTCGTGGCGGCGGTCAGGGCGGCCCTCAGGACGACCGGGATCGGGGCCGACGAGGTGCTCGTCTATGCCACGACCACGAAGAAATCCGACGAGCCCGGGCTGCGGGATGGGGTCGCCGCGCTGGGGGGTATCCTCCTGTACCTCGGCGACGAGACGCTCAACGCCCAGACGCCCCCTTCGCCCTCGCGGGCCGGGCTGATCGGGCTTGCCGGCGTGGCTGAACCGGCGGTGCTTGCGCTTGCACGTCGCGGCGAACTGATAATGAAGAAAAAAGTCTATGGGGATGTGACAGTTGCAATCGGACGATAAAAGAGGGAAACTCTCTATTGTGGGCATCGGCCCGGGTGGGATTGCGCAGATGACAGGGCAGGCGTCGGACACGATCCG
This window encodes:
- the cbiG gene encoding cobalt-precorrin 5A hydrolase gives rise to the protein MKTAVIALRRFEEEGHLVADALGGEFLPYSPQVFEKAFAAYEAIVAVMSAGIAVRKCGPLLTTKWQDPAVVVVSPDLGFAVPVLGGHHGANDLAREIGEKTGAVPVISTATEALGRPCVEGVAASVGGEIANPASTLPVNAAMLDGEVPVYTVGGPAVVVASPGVSVLVEGGEYVVGIGCRRGTLAAAVVAAVRAALRTTGIGADEVLVYATTTKKSDEPGLRDGVAALGGILLYLGDETLNAQTPPSPSRAGLIGLAGVAEPAVLALARRGELIMKKKVYGDVTVAIGR
- the cobM gene encoding precorrin-4 C(11)-methyltransferase; this encodes MEKIYFVGAGPGNPDLITVKGNALLMQADVLIYAGSLVNPALVERSPAPEKYDSWGMKLAEMVKVMVDAARAGKKVVRLHSGDPSLYGAIVEQIAELEQAGIEVEVVPGVSSMFGAAAALKTQYTLRGVSESVVITRPAGATLEADQIAELSRTGATMIVFLGTAHMEEVLAKVECPPETPAAVVYHATWPDEQVVRGTVADLAAKARAAGIERSALIIIGDVVNAAASDYTNSDLYG